Proteins co-encoded in one Spirochaetota bacterium genomic window:
- a CDS encoding SMC family ATPase — protein sequence MIVQKLTLKNFRQYKNSTIEFKEGLIGIIGKNGSGKSTIFNAIVCALYGVLPTAKEYVLSVFAEEKATVSIELLFEIDNTQYRIVREFRGKNLNQYASLYKNDVAIVTGATDVNRTVEDILGMPQDAFTHSVFAAQGELRQISETGGSDRRELIRKIMGFSLLDDILQIIRDDRNNKRRFIEGQQAMLLSDDEIKAKESAREEQYQKLLNKEKEVKQLQEKYALLSEMFLHVQNKFKEQQELYMKHNDLLKKQTQLQVQFDNCLQNITEAHERLKQLEHAKAEYEKLDSQNQKYNAYKKKKEQLEQARAMNMKKQALQKQYNELLQEILDKENSIKEEQSELQKLDDLDVMVKQHDTRKSDIEKAVKSLQEELYKIKERMGGIEKAIKDRKKHIEQIKKLGKEAECPVCLRPLHEAYDATIEKLSCEIEEYEKKEMAQLKSDAEKKDSMLKNAERDVKELDVLLNTLQQQKAQLVEKKKNVEKLRNELKKKQENLNDISAQLQQLSTVIFDELEYTNIVEEFTKLEAVHTTFIGLEAKIREIPIVQQRIEQLEKQKNDKALEIKKINENIIALGFSEELYNDIKNEYDSVLQEKEKITKKLNEERLLYNDIKNAIGKIVDELEKDKQNRKKIETAKQEFELLQRLEKIMDGFRESVLQMAKPVIANYASMLFNQLTQGRYQVIEMDDNFNFQIMDDGRWYPLSRFSGGEIDLANLCLRIAISNAIRDFSGSGAVGFMAFDEIFGSQDNDRRNAIINALYTLQEQYRQIFIISHIDDVKELFPAILHIQTTSQGSVARWL from the coding sequence ATGATTGTACAAAAACTTACCTTAAAAAATTTTCGACAATACAAAAATAGTACCATTGAGTTTAAAGAAGGACTCATTGGCATTATTGGAAAAAATGGTAGTGGTAAAAGTACCATTTTTAATGCTATTGTGTGTGCTCTTTATGGTGTTTTGCCAACTGCAAAAGAATATGTGCTCTCGGTGTTTGCGGAAGAAAAAGCCACAGTTTCAATTGAGTTACTTTTTGAAATTGATAACACTCAGTACAGGATTGTGCGTGAATTTAGAGGAAAAAATCTTAACCAGTATGCTTCATTATATAAAAATGATGTGGCGATAGTAACTGGTGCTACTGATGTAAATAGAACAGTAGAAGATATATTAGGAATGCCCCAGGATGCGTTCACACACTCAGTTTTTGCAGCACAGGGTGAACTCAGACAAATATCAGAAACGGGTGGTTCTGATCGCAGAGAACTCATCAGAAAAATTATGGGCTTCAGCTTACTTGACGACATATTACAGATTATTCGTGATGATAGAAATAATAAAAGGAGATTTATTGAAGGGCAGCAGGCCATGCTTTTAAGCGATGATGAAATAAAAGCCAAAGAATCTGCGCGGGAGGAGCAGTATCAAAAGCTATTGAACAAAGAAAAGGAAGTAAAACAATTGCAGGAAAAATATGCATTGCTGTCAGAAATGTTTTTACATGTGCAGAATAAATTTAAAGAGCAGCAAGAGCTTTATATGAAGCACAATGATTTGCTTAAAAAACAAACACAACTACAGGTACAGTTTGATAACTGCCTTCAAAATATTACTGAAGCACATGAAAGACTGAAGCAGCTTGAACATGCAAAAGCTGAATATGAAAAATTAGATAGTCAGAATCAAAAGTACAATGCGTATAAAAAGAAAAAAGAGCAGCTTGAACAGGCACGGGCAATGAATATGAAGAAGCAGGCGCTGCAGAAACAATACAATGAACTTTTGCAAGAGATACTTGATAAAGAAAACAGTATAAAAGAAGAGCAAAGTGAACTGCAAAAGCTTGATGACCTTGATGTAATGGTTAAGCAGCATGATACCAGAAAAAGCGACATAGAAAAAGCAGTAAAATCATTGCAAGAAGAGCTGTACAAAATAAAAGAACGTATGGGAGGAATTGAAAAGGCTATTAAAGACCGAAAAAAGCATATTGAGCAAATCAAAAAGCTTGGCAAGGAAGCTGAATGCCCTGTATGTTTGCGCCCCTTACATGAAGCTTATGATGCAACAATTGAAAAGCTTTCTTGTGAAATTGAAGAGTATGAAAAAAAAGAAATGGCCCAATTGAAGAGTGATGCAGAAAAGAAAGACAGCATGTTGAAAAATGCTGAACGTGACGTAAAAGAATTAGATGTACTGTTAAATACTTTGCAACAACAAAAAGCTCAATTAGTAGAGAAAAAGAAGAATGTTGAAAAATTACGTAATGAACTAAAGAAGAAACAAGAAAATCTCAATGACATTAGCGCGCAGTTACAGCAATTGAGTACGGTAATATTTGATGAACTTGAGTATACAAATATTGTAGAGGAATTTACTAAACTGGAAGCGGTCCATACTACGTTTATTGGCTTAGAAGCAAAGATACGGGAAATTCCTATTGTACAGCAAAGAATTGAACAGCTTGAAAAACAGAAAAATGATAAAGCCCTTGAAATAAAAAAAATTAATGAAAATATTATTGCTCTGGGCTTTTCGGAAGAATTGTATAATGACATAAAAAATGAATATGATTCAGTATTACAGGAAAAAGAAAAAATAACAAAAAAATTGAATGAAGAAAGATTATTGTATAATGATATTAAAAATGCAATTGGCAAGATTGTTGATGAGCTTGAAAAAGATAAACAAAATCGTAAAAAGATTGAAACTGCTAAACAAGAATTTGAATTACTGCAACGGTTAGAAAAAATCATGGATGGATTCAGGGAATCAGTATTGCAGATGGCAAAACCTGTTATTGCAAATTATGCAAGTATGCTATTTAATCAATTAACGCAAGGGCGCTATCAGGTAATTGAAATGGATGATAATTTCAACTTCCAGATAATGGATGATGGTAGATGGTATCCGTTAAGTAGATTTTCAGGCGGTGAAATTGACTTAGCTAATCTTTGTTTGCGGATTGCTATCAGCAATGCTATCAGGGATTTCAGTGGCAGTGGAGCTGTGGGTTTTATGGCGTTTGATGAAATTTTTGGTAGCCAGGATAATGACCGTAGGAATGCAATAATTAATGCATTGTACACACTTCAGGAACAGTACCGCCAAATTTTTATTATTTCACATATTGATGATGTAAAAGAGCTATTTCCTGCAATTTTACATATACAAACAACTTCACAGGGATCTGTAGCCAGGTGGTTATAG
- a CDS encoding exonuclease SbcCD subunit D, with protein MPTFIHLSDTHLGFNDFDKVNNEGINQREADVYNAFANAVDSIIQHKPDFVVHTGDLFHRASPSNRALIQGLGHIKRITQAGIPFIVIAGNHCTPKTIYTSPILQALQTIDGVYAVYKGEYEYFSLDGVHLHCLPHIHEDVEFVTQIKKIEPKQGCNILLMHTSLGKDYLLDEYGERLFPEEYFSLLNEFDYVALGHWHNFQMLPQWNNACYSGSTERFSDREAGKQKGFVTVTIGTKTNIAFNTIAIRDWVRFDIKKCSEHSVEEIKKNIQELSLQVTPGAIVSVYLHDIDAHQSVAVSNMWIVQQFPQALVVLPKRIFTKQHSHGSSFKEHISIEEVFAAYCKKEIQDEKEREAVEALGKKYFMKYRQQSSDLKE; from the coding sequence ATGCCAACATTTATCCACCTGTCGGATACACATTTGGGATTTAATGATTTTGACAAAGTTAATAATGAGGGTATAAACCAGCGTGAAGCTGATGTATACAACGCATTTGCAAATGCTGTTGACAGTATTATACAGCATAAACCTGATTTTGTTGTCCATACCGGGGACTTGTTCCACCGTGCATCACCTTCCAATCGTGCGCTCATTCAGGGGTTGGGTCACATAAAAAGAATTACGCAGGCAGGCATTCCGTTTATTGTCATTGCCGGGAATCACTGTACACCAAAGACCATATACACTAGCCCCATTTTACAGGCATTGCAGACAATTGATGGTGTTTATGCGGTGTATAAAGGCGAGTATGAGTACTTTTCACTTGATGGAGTTCATCTGCACTGTTTACCTCACATCCATGAAGATGTTGAATTTGTAACGCAAATAAAAAAGATTGAGCCAAAACAGGGGTGTAATATCCTTTTAATGCATACTTCGTTAGGGAAAGATTATCTGCTTGATGAATATGGTGAGCGGTTATTTCCTGAAGAATACTTTTCACTTTTGAACGAATTTGATTACGTAGCGTTGGGGCATTGGCATAACTTTCAAATGTTACCGCAATGGAACAATGCCTGCTACAGTGGGTCAACAGAACGTTTCAGCGATAGGGAAGCTGGCAAACAAAAGGGCTTTGTCACAGTTACTATCGGTACTAAAACAAATATAGCGTTTAATACAATTGCAATTCGTGATTGGGTGAGATTTGATATAAAAAAATGCAGTGAGCATTCTGTAGAAGAGATTAAAAAAAATATTCAGGAGCTTTCTTTACAGGTTACACCGGGTGCTATTGTAAGTGTGTATCTGCATGACATTGATGCACATCAGAGTGTTGCTGTCAGTAATATGTGGATTGTGCAGCAATTCCCACAGGCACTTGTGGTATTGCCAAAACGAATTTTTACAAAGCAGCATAGCCACGGCTCATCATTTAAAGAACATATTTCCATAGAAGAGGTGTTTGCAGCATATTGCAAAAAAGAAATACAGGATGAAAAAGAAAGAGAAGCTGTTGAAGCGCTGGGTAAAAAGTATTTTATGAAATACCGCCAACAATCATCTGATTTAAAGGAATAG